The sequence aaataaaatgattattttttgattgagttttaaaatatattttttagaaatttattaaaataattttttttatttttaaaatttattttttaatatcaacatataaaataatataaaaacactaaaaaatataatttatttttaaaaacatttttttgaaagtaaaaataatttttttattctttatttattattaatgtgaatgTCAAGACCAACTTgcatctattttaattaattttatataatttaaaattaaaaatcatataaatttatatgctattaacaaattcaaattcaaattcatgattATTAAGAAAACTCAGTGCCATATTTGCCTATTAAAACTCCTAGTAATTGTTCTTGGTGGCAAGTCATTCGTTGGTTCAAGTTCCCATTTACCTCCTCCATTACCCGTCCATACAGAGCTCGCCCTTCCCCTTCTCCGAAACTCAACTCCACAATTTGCATCCAaatatttctctaaaattaACACCATGATCAGAACCATCAAGTATTTGCTTGAAGATATCAACATGGACGTGTCTGCAACCATACTAGTTACCCTCTCCGCCATCTTTTCAGTCATCTGGTATGGATGGATATACGCCAAATCTATGAAGAGGACCTCCTCTCTACCACCAGGTCCGAGAGGCCTCCCATTGATCGGCAACCTTGCGTCTCTTGAACCAGATATTCATTCTTATTTTGCAAAGCTGGCTCAAACTCACGGCCCAATATTCAAGCTTCAACTCGGCTACAAGCTCGGTATTGTTGTGACCTCCCCTTCGCTGGCCTCCGAAGTTCTCAAAGATCATGACATTACGTTTGCCAACCGTGACATTCCTGATGTGAGTCGAGCAATGGACTACGGTCGGTCCAACATAGTTGCGACCCCGTATGGTCCTGAATGGAGGATGCTGAGAAAAGTATGCGTCGCCAAGATGCTTAGCAACGCCACCCTGGATTCTCTCTACCCCCTTCGCTCCCGGGAAGTTCGAAACACCATCAAGTACATTTATAGCCATGCAGGGTCACCGATCAACGTGGGAGATCAGCTTTTTCTAGCCGTGTTCAATGTCGTAACCAGCATGTTATGGGGTGGCACGGTCCATGGAAAAGACAGGGCTAGCTCAGGTGCAGAGTTTAGAGGAGTGGTGGCTGAGATGACAGAGTTATTGAGCAAGCCCAACGTTTCGGATTTTTTCCCTAGCCTGGCTAGATTCGATCTGCAGGGTGTGGTGAAGAAGATGCGTGGTCTGGCCATGAAGCTCGAGCAGATCTTCGAGAAAATGATTGATGAACGATTGAAGGTTGATGAGATCAATGGTACGAGGGATGCAGCCAGGAGCAGAAGCACAGAGTGCGAGGACTTCTTGGGATTCTTGCTGAAGTTGAAGGACGAGGGAGATCCCAAAACACCACTCACCATGACTCACGTCAAAGCCTTACTCATGGTATGTTCTCTTTTCGCTCTCCAATTTTCATGGTGACAATAATTATGCAACCGGCTCTGTTACCCAAGCtagtacacacacacacacacatatatatatatatatatatagcactgAGATTTTAAAATACTGTTACGAGAGCcaagaaagtaatttttttattattattaatttcttagATTCAAATCTTaggattaatatttaaaagactGTATTAAACTCTTTTGAAGCATATGCTTAAAATTGCCacgaaagaaatttaatttagattaacaTATAAATTACCTAAAGAATACCCAGTTATTGAAGTGATGAGGTTAAAATGACCTAAACCTAGAaatacaagtttgtttgaagTGACATTTTCGTtgaattaagtattttttttttcaatggagtAATAAGTGTGTGTTTGGTTATGTAGTAGGAGTGGCTaggttattttttacatcaaaatcataaaaaaacactaaaaattttaatttaatattttttaaaataaaaatatttttaaaactcatctAAATACATGGAACGCACTACCAAACAAATGGGCACTATGGAGATGACAATAAGAAGTGGAAGTTCACATGCATGCAAGAGAGAGAGTTTTTGCTGGCTTAATTTTCTATTGATCAATTAAAGGTGCGATGACCTTATTTTACCCCTACACTACTAGGGGTGATGGCAAAATAATACTTCAACTatctattttatctttataatattCTCAAACTTATTTATTGAGTAAATTAATTAAGGGTTGGCATCAAATTTCATAGTTAAGACTAATTGTTGAACTTTgattattaatctaaatatatattatttgaaataaatttgatgtttttagatgaaagggattaaaataaattaaaaaaaaacaaatactgaaCACAATTCagtttttgtatctttttaactatttgagttaaaaattttatttttaaacttatttaaattgttaaagggtaaataattaatgaatgaaacttcatttttcgattttctaattatttttattcatacgaaaaaaactaaattgtttgaaaatgacatatttatatttttaaaactaaaggtAAATATTTGAATTCTAGTTTTGATGATTAAATTTGATGGTATACATACCTTGATTTTCTCAgtaaataatagttttaaaatataataaattcaaactttatttaCCACAACCTTACATAGTTTAAGGTGAAATATACTATTAAACCATCAATTACAAGATTGATTTAGCATCGGAGCATGTTTGACTAAGAACACTGCCTAGCACAGccgagaaaaaaaagtaaaaataagaGTACCGGTCACTCTCATAAAGCCTGAGCCTTGTTTTTATGCGAGCctgtttaattatttaattaaataattaatcttaaacAATAGTTTATATATAGATCGTGATCTACTGATCGATGTGTACTCCATATCACATttatttaaatccaaaaatatacaATGATGAGAATACGATTGATttatagtatttaattattattttgagatagaaaaaaccCATCAAGAACATTGTTCAACTGATCCATGGAATATCGTTCTCTGATAAACTATTATTAAATTTCCTTGAGATTAGTAATATTATCTTATCTTGAtgaaaaagtaataatattcTATCTGCATACACATGAACATGTGAAGGATATGGTCGTGGGTGGCACAGAAACATCCTCGAACTCAGTTGAGTTCGCCATGGCTGAGATTATGAGGAAACCAGAAGTGATGAGAAAAGCACAGCAAGAACTGGACGAAGTGATTGGAAAGGACAGAATGGTAGAGGAATCTGACATAAACAAATTGCCATATCTCTATGCAATCATGAAGGAGTCATTGAGGCTGCACCCAGTGCTTCCATTACTAGTCCCTCATTGCCCTAGTCAAACATGCACTGTGGGAGGCTACACCATCCCCAAGGGCGTTAGGGTTTTTGTGAACGTCTGGGCTATACACAGGGACCCTACAGTATGGGAAAATCCATTAGATTTTAATCCTGAGAGGTTCTTGAATGGTAGCAGTAAGTGGGACTATACTGGGAGTGACCTGAGCTACTTTCCGTTCGGGTCTGGACGGAGAAGCTGTGCTGGAATCGCCATGGCTGAGAGGATGTTCATGTACTTCCTCGCCACGCTCTTACACTGTTTTGACTGGGAATTACCAGAGGGAAAGGAGCCAGATCTTTCAGAGAAGTTTGGGATCGTTATAAAGTTGAATAATCCTCTTGTTTTGATCCCAGCTCCAAGGTTACCTGATCCAAACCTCTATGAGTAGATCGGGGAAAAGATGTTCTTGTGGAGGTCACTATCTTATAGATTTATGGTTTTAGTGGTGTGATTTGGATTTAATTTCCAGTCGTGTTGCTTCATTGTGGAAATTAAAGTGAAGCCAAGAAGTGGAGTCTTCATACGATGTAATGATTGTTtcagtttaatatatttaccaAGTCTATataattatctatatatatcattaaaaaaagtattcgTGTTATATATCATTTTGCCATCGAGTTTTAAGGcaataaattcatattaaaaaatacttttgttttagtttatgcATTATTTATAACCATGattaaatttattcttcaaccaattttaaaaaatctctcgatttttatattagtttgatGCATTTAAATGAATGAATTCTCTTAAATAGTGGTCGAAGATCCAAAATCAAAATGTTAAGAGATGGATCAAATCTCCTTAATTGCTGGATCGACTCCTTGGAGTTCATGCCAAGAAAAACGAGCTTGCTTCCCCATGAATCGAAGCAAAAGGTTGTTTTATCCGATATTAAAGGATTAAATAGAATAACACACATAAACACACAATATATCTCATATAAATAGAATATTACCTATAATAAACcgaattaaatcaaatcaaactagGTTTTTCAAATATCTCATATTGATATAATTATAGACATTCATCAtacatatattttgaaaaccaaATC is a genomic window of Populus alba chromosome 5, ASM523922v2, whole genome shotgun sequence containing:
- the LOC118051399 gene encoding flavonoid 3'-monooxygenase CYP75B137, which gives rise to MIRTIKYLLEDINMDVSATILVTLSAIFSVIWYGWIYAKSMKRTSSLPPGPRGLPLIGNLASLEPDIHSYFAKLAQTHGPIFKLQLGYKLGIVVTSPSLASEVLKDHDITFANRDIPDVSRAMDYGRSNIVATPYGPEWRMLRKVCVAKMLSNATLDSLYPLRSREVRNTIKYIYSHAGSPINVGDQLFLAVFNVVTSMLWGGTVHGKDRASSGAEFRGVVAEMTELLSKPNVSDFFPSLARFDLQGVVKKMRGLAMKLEQIFEKMIDERLKVDEINGTRDAARSRSTECEDFLGFLLKLKDEGDPKTPLTMTHVKALLMDMVVGGTETSSNSVEFAMAEIMRKPEVMRKAQQELDEVIGKDRMVEESDINKLPYLYAIMKESLRLHPVLPLLVPHCPSQTCTVGGYTIPKGVRVFVNVWAIHRDPTVWENPLDFNPERFLNGSSKWDYTGSDLSYFPFGSGRRSCAGIAMAERMFMYFLATLLHCFDWELPEGKEPDLSEKFGIVIKLNNPLVLIPAPRLPDPNLYE